The segment CTGAACTGTTCGAGAAGATCATGCAGGCAGTGGCAACAGCTAAAACCTCGGAACAATGGCTGCGAGAAGGTGGCCGCTTCATTCCCAACCCGTCAACATGGATCAATCAGGGACGCTGGGACGACGAACCTCTCCCACCTGCCGGATCCGGAAGCTATCAACAGCGACCGGGTGGAAATTGTGGAAAACCTGACACCATGGACGTGCTCGCGGGGATAATCGCAAACGAGGAAGGAGGCTTCGAGATATGACAAAAGCAGACGCGGCTCGACTGGTGGCGATCGTCGTCACCGCCTACCCGAATTTTGACAAGTTCAAGGACGCGAAAGCAATCGAGGCCACGGTGAATCTCTGGGCCATGATGTTTGAGCAAGACGAATCCGGGATCGTAGCGCTGGCAGTAAAAAAACACATTGCAACAAACAAATGGCCGCCGAGTGTGGCCGAAGTCCGGGAGATCATGCTGGAGATCCAGCACCCGGAACTCATAGAGCCGGACAAGGCATGGCTGGCCGTGAGCGACCTCATGTACAGCGCCGGACAATTCAACCACGGAGATCTCTCCCGCCAGCTCCCGCCTCTGGTGGCGCGGGCCGTTGAGTCAATCGGCTGGACTTCCCTCTGGGAAATGCACCGCAGCGCATACATAGGCGGCAAGCCCGGCATGGATCGGGTAGCCTTCATGCAACAGTACACGCCAATGTACGAACGGGAAAAGTCTCGCAGCATGACACCGGCACAATTAACCGAGAAGATCGACAACGCGGCCGGATCCCTTCCGGACAAAGGCCAACGCCTGATAGAGTACAGGGAAAGCGAACGCCGCAGGAAAGAGCAGGAAATGGAGGCTATCACCCGCGGTGCCCTCCGACTGGAGAGCCAGATCGTCGAACAAACGAAGCTCGAACTCAGAGGGGAGGTGCTAGGATGATCCTACAAGGTGACGCACTGGAGGAACTCAGAAAGCTGCCGGACAAATGCTGCAGCGTCTGCGTAACTTCACCACCCTACTACAACGCCAGAGACTACGGAGCTGCCGATCAGCTCGGAACCGAAAGCTCTCCGGAGGAATACACCCGCAAGCTGGTGGAAGCCTTCCGGGAAGTCGCCAGAGTCCTGAAAGACGACGGCACCCTCTGGCTGAATATCGGCGACAGCTACGCGAGGCATATCGAGGACGGAGGGATCAAGCGCAAGGATCTGATCGGGATCCCGTGGCTGCTGGCTCTGGCTCTCAGAAGTGACGGCTGGTACCTCCGGGCGGACATTATCTGGAACAAGCCCAACGCCAT is part of the Clostridium sp. M62/1 genome and harbors:
- a CDS encoding replicative helicase loader/inhibitor, giving the protein MTKADAARLVAIVVTAYPNFDKFKDAKAIEATVNLWAMMFEQDESGIVALAVKKHIATNKWPPSVAEVREIMLEIQHPELIEPDKAWLAVSDLMYSAGQFNHGDLSRQLPPLVARAVESIGWTSLWEMHRSAYIGGKPGMDRVAFMQQYTPMYEREKSRSMTPAQLTEKIDNAAGSLPDKGQRLIEYRESERRRKEQEMEAITRGALRLESQIVEQTKLELRGEVLG